A part of Zonotrichia leucophrys gambelii isolate GWCS_2022_RI chromosome 7, RI_Zleu_2.0, whole genome shotgun sequence genomic DNA contains:
- the DDX18 gene encoding ATP-dependent RNA helicase DDX18 — MSVPATASNLPMRLLRRKIHKRNLKLRQRNLKLQAAQGAVPSPSEAASQGPPEEEEVEEAAVPEEDAAAEEGAEPADGAGHRSGEKKKKKKKKRKAMANGGDDIETKKAKTEEEESAEAEDGDKQDSGEKEEEEEDEVPSLPLGVTGAFEDNSFASLAGCVSENTLKGINDMGFTHMTEIQHKSIKPLLEGRDILAAAKTGSGKTLAFLIPAVELIYKLKFMPRNGTGVIILSPTRELAMQTYGVLKELMNHHVHTYGLIMGGSNRSAEAQKLGNGINIIVATPGRLLDHMQNTPGFMYKNLQCLVIDEADRILEVGFEEEMKQIIKLLPKRRQTMLFSATQTRKVEDLAKISLKKEPLYVGVDDNKETATVDGLEQGYVVCPSEKRFLLLFTFLKKNRKKKLMVFFSSCMSVKYHYELLNYIDLPVLAIHGKQKQTKRTTTFFQFCNAESGILLCTDVAARGLDIPEVDWIVQYDPPDDPKEYIHRVGRTARGINGRGHALLILRPEELGFLRYLKQARVPLSEFEFSWSKISDIQSQLEKLIEKNYFLHKSAQEAYKAYIRAYDSHSLKQIYDVNNLDLPKVCLSFGFKVPPFVDLNVNSNHGRRLQKRGGGGGFGYQKPKSVHKAKIFKHISKKSDNRQFSR, encoded by the exons ATGTCAGTGCCGGCTACTGCCAGCAACCTGCCCATGCGGCTGCTCCGCAGGAAGATCCACAAGCGCAACCTGAAGCTGCGGCAGCGCAACCTGAAGCTGCAGGCGGCGCAGGGGGCAG TGCCCTCGCCGAGCGAGGCGGCTTCTCAGGGACCcccggaggaggaggaggtggaggaggcgGCGGTGCCAGAGGAGGATGCAGCGGCCGAGGAGGGCGCGGAGCCTGCGGACGGAGCCGGACACCGCAGcggggaaaagaagaaaaagaagaagaaaaagagaaaagcgATGGCCAATGGAGGAGATG ATATAgaaaccaaaaaagcaaaaactgaaGAAGAAGAATCTGCAGAGGCAGAAGATGGAGATAagcaggactctggagagaaggaagaggaggaggaggatgaagtgCCCAGTTTGCCACTGGGTGTAACAG GTGCTTTTGAAGACAATTCCTTTGCTTCCCTGGCTGGTTGTGTCAGTGAGAATACACTGAAAGGCATAAACGACATGGGGTTTACACACATGACCGAAATTCAGCATAAAAGTATTAAACCCCTTCTGGAAGGCAG GGATATTTTAGCAGCTGCAAAAACAGGCAGTGGAAAAACACTCGCATTTCTCATTCCTGCTGTAGAGCTCATCTACAAGCTGAAATTCATGCCTAGGAATG GAACAGGTGTTATTATTCTTTCTCCTACCCGAGAGCTGGCTATGCAGACCTATGGAGTTCTTAAGGAACTCATGAATCATCACGTCCATACCTATGGTCTGATAATGGGCGGCAGTAACAGATCAGCAGAAGCACAGAAGCTTGGAAATGGAATCAACATCATTGTAGCCACACCAGGAAGACTGCTGGATCATATGCAG AACACTCCAGGTTTCATGTACAAGAACTTGCAGTGTTTGGTAATTGATGAGGCAGATCGAATCTTGGAGGTTGGAtttgaagaagaaatgaaacagATCATAAAACTTTTAccaa AGCGCAGACAGACGATGCTTTTCTCTGCCACACAAACCAGAAAGGTGGAAGATCTGGCCAAGATCTCTCTGAAGAAAGAGCCCCTGTATGTTGGGGTTGATGATAACAAGGAGACAGCAACTGTAGATGGTCTGGAGCAG GGTTATGTGGTCTGTCCATCTGAAAAAAGATTCCTTTTGCTCTTCACATTCCTCAAGAAGAACCGGAAGAAGAAACTGatggtgtttttttcttcatgtatgTCAGTGAAATACCACTATGAATTACTCAACTACATTGATCTGCCTGTTTTGGCCATTCAT gGCAAGCAGAAACAGACCAAACGTACTACAACGTTTTTCCAGTTCTGTAATGCAGAGTCTGGAATACTGCTGTGCACGGATGTGGCTGCCAGAGGATTGGACATTCCTGAGGTTGACTGGATTGTCCAGTATGACCCTCCAGATGATCCAAAG GAATATATCCATCGTGTTGGTAGGACTGCCAGAGGGATAAATGGGAGAGGACACGCTCTGCTCATCTTGAGACCAGAAGAACTGGGCTTCCTTCGTTACCTGAAACAGGCCAGG gTACCACTAAGtgaatttgaattttcttgGTCAAAAATCTCAGACATCCAGTCTCAG CTGGAAAAACTGATAGAGAAGAACTACTTCCTTCACAAGTCAGCCCAGGAGGCTTACAAAGCTTACATCAGAGCTTATGACTCCCATTCTCTGAAGCAGATCTATGATGTCAATAACTTGGATCTTCCCAAAGTCTGCCTTTCCTTTGGGTTTAAAGTTCCTCCGTTTGTTGACCTCA ATGTGAACAGCAACCATGGCAGAAGACTACAGAAGAGAGGTGGAGGTGGGGGATTTGGCTACCAGAAACCAAAGAGTGTCCACAAAGCAAAAATCTTCAAACACATCAGCAAGAAATCTGACAATCGACAGTTTTCTCGTTAA